The following are from one region of the Stanieria sp. NIES-3757 genome:
- a CDS encoding stationary-phase survival protein SurE yields the protein MTLNQPLKILISNDDGIFALGVRTLANTLAAAGHKITVVCPDRERSATGHGLTLHQPIRAEPVNSIFHDDVIAWSCSGTPADCVKFALSAVLDSRPDFVLSGINHGPNLGTDVLYSGTVSAAMEGTLEGIPSLALSLVSFTSHEFQPAANFALKLVQQLAIDRLPQATLLSINIPAVPEEELVGVMVTRQGLRRYIEKFEKRLDPRGKNYYWLIGEIIEDIEQPEDSSLPPHIMTDVQAIRDRYITITPLRYNLTDSMIAQHLYNLNWFSEPKGDR from the coding sequence ATGACGCTCAATCAACCTTTAAAAATATTAATTAGTAATGATGATGGGATTTTTGCCCTTGGCGTTCGTACTCTTGCCAATACTTTAGCAGCAGCAGGTCATAAAATTACTGTAGTTTGTCCAGATAGAGAACGTTCGGCAACGGGACACGGACTGACTTTACATCAACCAATTCGCGCAGAACCAGTTAATTCAATCTTTCACGATGATGTAATTGCTTGGTCATGTTCGGGTACTCCTGCTGATTGTGTTAAGTTTGCCCTTAGTGCAGTGTTGGATAGTCGTCCCGATTTTGTTCTTTCTGGAATTAATCATGGTCCCAACTTGGGTACTGATGTATTATATTCGGGGACTGTTTCGGCAGCGATGGAAGGAACGTTGGAAGGTATTCCTAGTCTGGCATTGAGTTTAGTTAGTTTTACGAGTCATGAGTTTCAACCCGCAGCAAATTTTGCTTTAAAGTTGGTTCAACAGCTAGCAATAGATCGATTACCTCAAGCTACTTTACTTAGTATTAATATTCCTGCTGTACCAGAAGAGGAACTAGTAGGAGTAATGGTTACTCGTCAAGGTTTACGTCGTTATATTGAGAAATTTGAAAAAAGACTCGATCCTCGTGGCAAAAATTATTATTGGTTAATAGGCGAAATTATTGAAGACATCGAACAGCCTGAAGATAGTAGCTTACCCCCTCATATTATGACTGATGTGCAAGCAATTCGCGATCGCTATATTACTATTACTCCTCTACGATATAACCTTACCGATAGTATGATTGCTCAACATCTTTACAATCTTAATTGGTTTTCCGAACCGAAAGGCGATCGCTAA
- a CDS encoding pyruvate kinase, with product MISLNHRTKIVATIGPASNSPEIIKQMIEAGMSVARLNFSHGTYEDHAKTVHLLRSVAEDLDTPITLLQDLQGPKIRVGYLPNGAIALDKGGILNLVPLLAFDSQPDTIPIDYPDLAEEAEIGTKILLDDGLLELTVVSIEGNTVQCQVVEGGKLKSRKGINLPNLNLQLPSLTEKDKQDLEFGISQGIDIVALSFVRRAEDIKTLKQLLTEKGSDLPVIAKIEKPQAIDNLEEILDQCNGLMVARGDLGVEMRPEKVPMLQKEIIRQCNLRNIPVITATQMLESMINNPYPTRAEASDVANAIIDGTDAVMLSGESAIGNYPIKAVEMLARIAIDVEPEIKFVNNPPASNDETHALSEALNAIDSILDLRCIVTFTSSGYTALLASGERPQAPVVAFTPNLEVYHRLNLIWGVKPILLDREVITFEELVTQAETLLLQRNLVVPGDRILIMGGIPTQIAGGTNFLKIHTIK from the coding sequence ATGATTTCTCTCAATCATCGTACTAAAATTGTTGCGACCATTGGGCCAGCGAGTAACTCTCCAGAAATAATCAAACAAATGATTGAAGCTGGGATGAGTGTAGCAAGATTAAACTTTTCCCATGGCACTTATGAAGATCATGCTAAAACGGTTCATTTATTACGTTCGGTAGCAGAAGATTTAGATACGCCAATTACTTTATTACAAGATTTACAAGGACCAAAAATTCGAGTTGGTTATTTACCTAATGGCGCGATCGCTTTAGATAAAGGAGGTATTCTAAATTTAGTACCTCTTTTGGCATTTGATTCTCAACCCGATACTATTCCGATAGACTATCCTGATCTAGCAGAAGAAGCCGAAATAGGCACAAAAATTTTGCTCGATGACGGTTTATTAGAATTAACTGTCGTATCTATTGAAGGAAATACAGTTCAATGTCAGGTAGTAGAAGGAGGCAAGCTTAAAAGTCGTAAAGGGATAAATTTACCTAATCTTAACCTTCAGCTACCATCTTTGACCGAAAAAGATAAACAAGATTTAGAATTTGGCATTTCTCAAGGAATAGATATTGTCGCTTTAAGTTTTGTACGCCGTGCAGAAGATATTAAAACTCTCAAACAATTATTAACAGAAAAAGGTTCGGATCTTCCCGTCATTGCCAAGATTGAAAAACCTCAAGCCATTGACAACTTAGAAGAAATTCTCGATCAATGCAATGGTTTAATGGTAGCGCGAGGCGACTTAGGCGTAGAAATGCGTCCTGAAAAAGTACCGATGCTGCAAAAAGAAATTATTCGTCAATGTAATTTAAGAAATATCCCTGTCATTACTGCTACTCAGATGCTGGAAAGCATGATTAACAATCCTTATCCTACTCGCGCTGAAGCGAGTGATGTTGCCAATGCGATTATTGATGGTACAGATGCAGTAATGCTTTCTGGAGAGTCGGCAATAGGAAATTATCCTATTAAAGCAGTAGAAATGTTAGCGCGGATTGCGATAGATGTTGAACCAGAAATTAAATTTGTTAACAATCCTCCTGCTAGCAATGATGAAACTCATGCTTTGAGTGAAGCACTGAATGCCATTGATTCTATTTTAGATTTACGTTGTATTGTAACTTTTACCAGTAGTGGTTATACAGCTTTACTTGCTTCTGGAGAACGACCCCAAGCACCCGTAGTTGCTTTTACTCCTAATCTTGAAGTTTATCATCGTCTCAATTTAATTTGGGGAGTCAAACCAATTTTATTAGATCGGGAAGTGATTACATTTGAAGAATTGGTTACCCAAGCTGAAACTCTACTTTTGCAACGGAATTTAGTTGTACCAGGAGATCGCATTTTGATTATGGGTGGGATTCCAACTCAAATTGCGGGAGGTACTAATTTTCTGAAGATTCATACGATTAAGTAA
- a CDS encoding ATP-dependent Clp protease ATPase subunit, whose translation MFERFTEKAIKVIMLAQEEARRLGHNFVGTEQILLGLIGEGTGVAAKVLKSMGVNLKDARIEVEKIIGRGSGFVAVEIPFTPRAKRVLELSLEEARQLGHNYIGTEHLLLGLIREGEGVAARVLENLGVDLSKVRTQVIRMLGETAEVAAGSGTPGRNKTPTLDEFGSNLTQMASEGKLDPVVGRQKEIERVIQILGRRTKNNPVLIGEPGVGKTAIAEGLAQRIANKDVPDILEDKRVVTLDIGLLVAGTKYRGEFEERLKKIMDEIRQAGNVILVIDEVHTLIGAGAAEGAIDAANILKPALARGELQCIGATTLDEYRKHIERDAALERRFQPVMVGEPTVDETIEILYGLRERYEQHHKLKILDEALEAAAKLSDRYISDRYLPDKAIDLIDEAGSRVRLINSQLPPAAKELDKELREVLKQKDDAVRAQDFDRAGELRDREMEIKEEIRSIASNKKTDEDGGDEPVVDAEEIAHIVASWTGVPVNKITESESEKLLHMEDTLHQRIIGQEDAVKAISRAIRRARVGLKNPNRPIASFVFSGPTGVGKTELTKALATYFFGSEEAMIRLDMSEYMERHTVSKLIGSPPGYVGYNEGGQLTEAVRRRPYTVVLFDEIEKAHPDIFNMLLQILEDGRLTDAKGRTVDFKNTLIILTSNIGSKVIEKGGGGLGFEFADDQAESQYNRIRSLVNEELKNYFRPEFLNRLDEIIVFRQLNKNEVKEISDLLLKEVFTRLTEQDITLEVTEKFKERLVEEGYNPAYGARPLRRAIMRLLEDVLAEEILSGRLGEGDIAQVDIDEEGKVKIIPQAREQELLPSS comes from the coding sequence ATGTTTGAACGCTTCACAGAAAAAGCTATTAAAGTAATTATGTTAGCCCAGGAGGAAGCACGCCGACTGGGGCATAATTTCGTAGGCACAGAACAGATTCTTCTCGGTTTAATCGGTGAAGGAACTGGAGTCGCTGCCAAAGTTCTTAAATCTATGGGCGTTAACCTGAAAGACGCTCGGATTGAAGTAGAAAAAATAATTGGTCGCGGTTCGGGTTTTGTGGCGGTGGAAATTCCTTTCACTCCTAGAGCCAAGAGAGTTCTTGAACTTTCCCTAGAAGAAGCTCGTCAATTAGGACACAATTACATCGGTACAGAACACCTTCTACTCGGTTTAATTCGCGAAGGTGAAGGGGTGGCTGCCAGAGTATTGGAAAATTTGGGTGTGGATTTATCCAAAGTTCGCACTCAGGTGATTAGAATGCTAGGAGAAACCGCCGAAGTAGCAGCAGGTTCTGGTACTCCGGGTAGAAATAAAACTCCTACCCTTGATGAATTTGGTTCTAATCTGACTCAAATGGCATCGGAAGGTAAACTCGATCCTGTAGTTGGTAGACAAAAGGAAATCGAGCGAGTTATCCAGATTTTGGGTCGTCGGACGAAAAATAACCCTGTTTTAATCGGTGAACCTGGAGTAGGTAAAACTGCGATCGCGGAAGGTTTAGCCCAACGGATTGCGAACAAAGATGTTCCAGATATTCTCGAAGACAAACGAGTAGTAACTCTTGATATTGGTTTGTTAGTAGCAGGTACTAAATATCGGGGTGAGTTTGAAGAACGACTCAAGAAGATTATGGATGAAATTCGTCAGGCTGGAAATGTGATTCTGGTGATTGACGAGGTTCATACTTTAATTGGTGCTGGTGCAGCCGAAGGAGCAATCGACGCAGCTAATATCTTGAAACCAGCTTTGGCTAGAGGTGAATTGCAGTGTATTGGTGCAACGACCCTTGATGAATACCGTAAGCATATCGAACGAGATGCAGCCCTAGAACGTCGTTTCCAACCTGTGATGGTAGGTGAACCAACCGTAGATGAAACAATTGAAATTTTGTACGGTTTGCGAGAACGTTACGAACAACATCATAAATTGAAAATTTTAGATGAGGCTTTAGAAGCAGCAGCTAAACTATCTGACCGTTACATCAGCGATCGCTATTTACCTGATAAAGCGATTGACTTGATCGATGAAGCTGGTTCTCGTGTACGTCTGATTAATTCTCAACTTCCCCCCGCAGCTAAAGAATTAGATAAAGAATTGCGGGAAGTTCTCAAACAAAAAGACGATGCGGTAAGAGCGCAAGATTTTGATCGTGCAGGAGAATTGCGCGATCGCGAAATGGAAATCAAAGAAGAAATTCGTTCGATTGCCTCTAATAAGAAAACCGACGAAGACGGTGGAGATGAACCTGTAGTTGATGCAGAAGAAATCGCTCACATTGTCGCTTCTTGGACTGGTGTACCAGTTAACAAGATTACCGAATCGGAATCTGAAAAGCTGTTGCACATGGAAGATACTTTGCATCAGCGTATTATTGGTCAAGAAGATGCTGTTAAAGCTATTTCGAGAGCCATTCGTCGGGCTAGAGTTGGTCTAAAAAATCCCAACCGTCCGATTGCGAGCTTTGTCTTTTCTGGTCCTACTGGCGTTGGTAAAACAGAGTTAACTAAAGCCTTAGCTACCTATTTCTTTGGTTCGGAAGAAGCCATGATCCGATTAGATATGTCGGAATATATGGAACGTCATACCGTTTCCAAATTAATCGGTTCTCCTCCTGGATATGTGGGCTATAACGAAGGCGGTCAATTAACTGAAGCTGTTCGCCGTCGTCCTTATACAGTCGTGCTATTTGATGAAATTGAAAAAGCACACCCAGACATCTTCAATATGCTGTTACAAATTCTAGAAGATGGTCGCCTCACTGATGCCAAAGGAAGAACGGTAGACTTCAAGAATACGCTGATTATTCTGACTTCCAACATCGGTTCTAAAGTAATTGAAAAAGGAGGCGGTGGTTTAGGATTTGAGTTTGCTGACGACCAAGCTGAATCTCAATACAACCGTATTCGTTCTTTAGTTAATGAAGAATTGAAGAACTACTTCCGTCCAGAATTCCTCAACCGCTTGGATGAAATCATTGTCTTCCGTCAGTTGAACAAAAACGAAGTCAAAGAAATTTCCGATCTTCTACTCAAGGAAGTATTTACTCGTCTGACAGAACAAGACATTACCTTGGAAGTGACGGAGAAATTCAAGGAGCGTTTAGTAGAAGAAGGCTATAATCCTGCTTATGGTGCGCGTCCTCTTCGTCGAGCAATCATGCGTCTGTTGGAAGATGTACTTGCGGAAGAAATTCTTTCTGGTCGTTTAGGGGAAGGAGATATTGCACAAGTAGATATTGATGAGGAAGGCAAAGTTAAAATTATTCCTCAAGCTAGAGAGCAAGAATTGTTACCTTCTTCTTAA
- a CDS encoding ribosomal-protein-alanine acetyltransferase, whose protein sequence is MKFLIIHLANEQQLTEIIKIDQLCFGGLWSRDGYLREMNSPNSSLLTLSVEEIEASDNNLTSDTSPKNDLSEQKPNQKNQLIGIGCFWAILEEAHITLLGINPNYQRQGLGKLLLYALLQQAIERKLERATLEVRAGNQAAINLYEKFGFRLAGRRKKYYPRTGEDALILWRGGLAEPQFKKDLSNWKREIYNRLASEYVLEEQNN, encoded by the coding sequence GTGAAATTTTTGATAATTCATTTAGCAAACGAGCAACAATTAACAGAAATTATTAAAATTGACCAATTGTGCTTTGGGGGTTTGTGGAGTAGAGACGGTTATCTAAGAGAAATGAATAGCCCCAATAGCAGTTTATTGACTCTTTCGGTAGAAGAAATTGAAGCCTCTGATAATAATTTAACTTCGGATACCTCACCAAAAAATGATCTATCCGAGCAAAAGCCAAACCAAAAAAATCAACTCATTGGCATCGGTTGTTTTTGGGCAATTTTAGAAGAAGCTCATATTACTCTGCTTGGTATTAATCCCAATTATCAAAGGCAAGGATTAGGAAAATTATTGCTTTATGCTTTGCTTCAGCAGGCAATTGAGCGTAAACTAGAAAGGGCAACCCTAGAAGTTAGAGCTGGTAATCAAGCTGCAATTAACTTATACGAAAAGTTTGGCTTTCGCCTGGCTGGCAGACGTAAAAAATATTATCCACGAACTGGAGAAGACGCTCTAATTTTATGGCGTGGAGGGCTTGCCGAACCACAATTTAAAAAGGATTTAAGCAACTGGAAAAGAGAAATATATAATCGTCTAGCTAGTGAATATGTCTTAGAGGAGCAAAATAATTAA
- a CDS encoding hypothetical protein (hypothetical protein L8106_14425) — protein sequence MWWQQKQDPTGGFKAGTYLLSPQDDLPAIALKIWRGELMQTKFTIPEGWSIQQMGNYFESLGYFSAEDFVNAASQIPYDQYPWLPPNLPHLEGFLYPDTYKISSDRISNPQDMIKVMLDQFQQIALPIYQENQGKTNLSLLEWVTLASIVEKEAVVKDERGLIAGVFIQRLKRGMTLGSDPTVEYGLGIKQTADRPLTFAEVATPSPYNTYINAGLPPTPIASPGIASLEATLKPESTEYLYFVARYDGTHIFSKTLGEHEAATKKIRNQRQNQL from the coding sequence GTGTGGTGGCAACAAAAACAAGATCCTACTGGTGGTTTTAAAGCAGGTACTTATTTACTGTCTCCTCAAGATGATTTACCTGCGATCGCACTTAAGATCTGGCGTGGAGAATTGATGCAAACTAAGTTTACCATTCCTGAAGGTTGGTCAATTCAACAGATGGGGAACTATTTTGAATCTCTTGGTTATTTTAGTGCTGAAGATTTTGTTAATGCTGCCAGTCAAATTCCTTACGATCAGTATCCTTGGTTACCTCCGAATTTACCGCATCTAGAAGGATTTTTGTATCCCGATACTTATAAAATTAGTAGCGATCGTATTAGTAATCCTCAAGATATGATTAAGGTAATGTTGGATCAATTCCAACAGATTGCTCTTCCTATCTACCAAGAAAATCAAGGAAAAACTAATCTTAGTTTACTAGAGTGGGTTACTCTTGCCAGTATTGTTGAAAAAGAAGCAGTAGTCAAAGACGAACGGGGTTTAATTGCTGGGGTATTTATCCAAAGGCTGAAACGTGGCATGACATTAGGTTCCGATCCGACTGTTGAATATGGTTTGGGAATTAAACAAACTGCGGATCGTCCCCTTACCTTTGCGGAAGTAGCAACTCCTTCTCCTTATAATACTTATATTAATGCTGGTTTACCTCCTACCCCGATCGCTAGTCCAGGAATTGCTAGTTTGGAAGCGACTCTTAAGCCTGAAAGTACAGAATATTTATATTTTGTAGCTCGTTACGATGGCACTCATATTTTTAGCAAAACTCTAGGCGAACACGAGGCTGCTACCAAAAAAATTCGCAATCAAAGACAAAATCAACTTTAG
- a CDS encoding hypothetical protein (protein of unknown function DUF1292), whose product MSSSKFEQEHEQYEEELVTLIDSDGRTLLCYIEQYLEYEGMTYLLLMPVDIPIVMMSWDEEEEEEDLVEAEMIEDGEEIEAIFADAKAVLAEQNLTLKHTAYTLTATGELPPIDEEQVLTLNLEEEDSQLEPEELQFLASFYHANQKYSIYTPLTPLLFFARYNLDNELELVSPDAEEFQPILEELLADEPE is encoded by the coding sequence ATGTCTTCGTCTAAATTTGAACAGGAACACGAGCAGTATGAAGAAGAATTAGTCACTCTGATTGATTCAGACGGACGTACTTTGCTTTGTTATATTGAACAATATCTTGAATACGAGGGCATGACTTATTTACTTTTAATGCCTGTAGATATTCCGATTGTAATGATGAGTTGGGATGAGGAAGAGGAAGAAGAAGATTTAGTCGAAGCAGAGATGATAGAAGATGGAGAAGAAATTGAAGCCATTTTTGCTGATGCCAAAGCAGTATTAGCCGAACAAAATCTTACTCTAAAACATACAGCTTATACTCTGACTGCAACGGGAGAACTACCTCCTATTGATGAAGAACAAGTTTTAACCTTAAATCTTGAGGAAGAAGATAGTCAGTTAGAACCAGAGGAGTTACAATTTTTAGCTAGTTTTTATCACGCTAACCAAAAATATTCTATTTACACTCCCTTAACACCCTTATTGTTTTTTGCGAGATACAATCTGGACAATGAATTAGAATTAGTTTCCCCAGATGCCGAAGAGTTTCAACCAATTCTGGAGGAATTATTAGCAGACGAACCAGAGTAA
- a CDS encoding diaminopimelate decarboxylase codes for MLSTDSSLQNSGHKYLPNITDFNHPPSPNQQLLPLTAKVNGNDCLEIGGCDLTELVKQYGSPLYIVDEFTLRTACRQYRDSFLNYYSGESQVIYASKAWSCLALCRIIDSEGLGFDVVSGGELYTTLKAGVKGNKIYFHGNNKSIEELTFAIESDCTIIIDNWLELTTLAEISAQNSHKPVRVMLRLTPGIECHTHEYIRTGHLDSKFGFDPNQIPEVLSYVSQQPSLNCIGLHAHIGSQIFERQPHQDLAEVLVEWLQKAQEYGLPIQELNVGGGLGICYTEADDPPTIEEWVQAVASAIESACQNRQLPLPKLIAEPGRSLIGSACVTAYTVGSRKEIPEIRTYIAVDGGMSDNPRPITYQSVYRAVIANRMSAKLTETVTVAGKHCESGDIVIKDTLLPKTESGDILVVTSTGAYNYSMASNYNRIGRSAAILVNQGEANLIIQRESYQNLIAQDCLPTRLIDSDKDKD; via the coding sequence ATGCTATCAACCGATTCCAGCTTACAAAATTCTGGACACAAATACTTACCAAACATTACAGATTTTAATCATCCACCCTCTCCTAATCAACAATTATTACCTCTAACTGCTAAAGTTAATGGCAATGACTGTCTAGAAATCGGTGGTTGCGATCTAACTGAGTTAGTCAAACAATATGGTTCTCCACTTTACATTGTCGACGAATTTACGCTTAGAACAGCTTGTCGTCAGTATCGCGATAGTTTTCTCAATTATTATTCTGGAGAATCTCAAGTTATCTATGCTTCTAAAGCTTGGAGTTGCTTGGCTCTTTGCCGAATTATTGACAGCGAAGGACTAGGTTTTGATGTTGTTTCTGGTGGTGAACTATACACTACTTTAAAAGCTGGGGTCAAAGGAAATAAAATTTACTTTCACGGTAATAATAAATCGATTGAAGAATTAACATTTGCGATTGAAAGTGATTGCACGATCATTATTGATAATTGGCTAGAATTAACTACTTTAGCGGAAATATCTGCTCAAAATAGTCATAAACCAGTCAGAGTTATGCTCCGTTTGACCCCTGGGATCGAATGTCATACTCATGAATATATTCGTACTGGTCATTTGGATAGTAAATTTGGTTTTGACCCTAATCAAATTCCTGAAGTCTTGAGCTATGTAAGTCAACAACCGTCTTTAAATTGTATCGGTTTGCATGCTCATATTGGCTCCCAAATTTTTGAGCGTCAACCACATCAAGATTTAGCAGAAGTTTTAGTAGAATGGCTGCAAAAGGCACAGGAATATGGTTTACCAATTCAAGAATTAAATGTCGGCGGTGGTTTAGGAATTTGTTATACCGAAGCTGACGATCCACCAACTATTGAAGAATGGGTTCAAGCTGTTGCTAGTGCCATAGAATCAGCTTGTCAAAATCGTCAATTACCTTTACCAAAATTAATTGCTGAACCAGGGCGATCGCTAATTGGTTCTGCGTGTGTTACTGCCTATACCGTTGGCAGTCGCAAAGAAATTCCAGAAATTCGCACTTATATTGCAGTTGATGGTGGAATGTCTGATAATCCTCGCCCCATCACTTATCAATCTGTTTATCGAGCCGTAATTGCTAATCGCATGTCTGCTAAATTAACAGAAACAGTCACTGTCGCAGGAAAACATTGCGAATCTGGAGACATAGTAATCAAAGATACTTTACTGCCAAAAACGGAATCAGGAGATATCTTGGTAGTAACCAGTACAGGGGCATACAATTACAGCATGGCTTCCAATTACAATCGCATTGGTAGATCAGCAGCAATTTTAGTCAATCAAGGAGAAGCTAATCTAATTATTCAACGGGAATCGTATCAGAATCTAATCGCGCAAGATTGTTTGCCAACTAGACTGATAGATTCTGACAAAGATAAA